A genomic region of Eubacterium sp. 1001713B170207_170306_E7 contains the following coding sequences:
- a CDS encoding BspA family leucine-rich repeat surface protein, protein MGQYDSKTREVEITLTEDGGPFNISGDNVNARVFCDKADGHDVFNDAVIENGKIVVTFTDQMLAAAGPMPTRVALFGHDGERLTSVDFIVMVRENRAENGVLSSSEFNALNKALGSIDGAFDKATSAWETINQVQETIEKSITDAQDATKTANNAAQRVEQVIGGIEETIATTAKLNDEVTTARDSETDLSTRLEKIESGERMKGAGKFPVASEEQARAGIDNNVIMTPLRTAEAIESLATGGGGGGGGSTIPIMTSTFQGGSFSTNEEIEIRYRWSSPNIGYGMLHVLINNVEIQTEEVQQGLNRLVVPGQPKGNYTLLMYVTDRGGLTTDKLTFQLKVGGLDITSTFDDSQDFTIKSVIRIPITVDTISLDPVYLSQNIDGTLTRLSGQNGYNVVQLPAMTPGAHKVTIAAESGVYKSNSLDFNIVIEDADTLTIICDFDTDQVAYRDLVEIPYRVSLKGVSKFNAEYLVDGTLVKQLVISAGTNIWSTRDLAIGYHTLRINVSTQEGAKTAFVEKRLTVNPSSYTPLQPVQDASLIAWFDATGRTNQDANRENWPDKSGNGTAVRLVDFNYGGANGWVDNALKCNGGSYVEIDLQALKDNAPYGLTVDVKFRTRDSGEELACVMDMRGSDSNNKGFAIDTKAMYLNSGTTKIKAAVLEEEISRATFVVDRENKLAKIYNNGVLTEAFIMTDSESFSNTTRIYLNTTLALVSGAWVPSLFGDCEIYSIRIYERALSGDEIVQNHIADIPDLDEQEEKYRLNYENMMPTMYFYGETAAMTKDNKVPLRIKYISTDSNKYGESFDLMGCPVGWQGTSSLQYAVKNYKMKLVNQDGSKHSYSPFPNSLPESTFTLKADYMESSHANNTGMCKFINDKLYTDKTPPQQTDAKKRTAIDGFPIQLYIAKDDQSTPTYMGVFNFNLDKSCFNNLGLDNGVEGWENCMRFEVSSNSDTSAGAFKDDSDKSIKEDFELNYPDPDDLTQEQIDTRYAGLKRMVTWVKNCTEATFRAELEQYFNKDFLLKYYLQVHLFGMVDNLGKNMMLTTWDGNIWYPMFYDADSQLALDNTGYLKFYSDIDIVAGTYNTSGSKLWTMVSTVFAEELAEMYKGLRQNIYRMETILSYWYGEQVAKIGEKQYNADMEAKYIQFKNDYLFMLHGRRYEHMKRWLTERLLYLDTIYGYEEDTRQSITLRANKSGSVTLNILTYSPQYVKVVWRNGVEQRLKVGRDANGNMIAAKFTGTLATATDQEVVIYNARQIKKIDNLAGLSPSVLNLVEASKLTEVVCRSATLLLDVRLPSNSRYLRKMDLYGCTKLGTASGGGNTLDLSNVYNMRELDLTNTALQNILFPIDGSNYTKILLPTTLKSIDLENMPQLKTISSLLGTYTLLKIIDCPGLIYDTKSVGSVVLAAERIEIVRAFEPGTGENFSTLKIGNGNVQPLSIRIRDMHLCDGKRLQIAGKYASSVPLIENLELSEIHPREIVLSKFGFAEPQPLDFSQCSDCSLVIENYANISEVILPTNIKGLAISKSLFKNSSGNVSFDQSLQDCDIYVSGNRDEELLDLSGSTIADYLVCDVRKKIKINIDFTQRNDQSYIPEIEASVIGLKCLKIGADDLIGNIKYRSRVALPYLQEKKSSITDDALSKLALDTSQATDFSYAYYDFPNLTTVPMIDTSKGTMFSSMCKDCLNLTTIPLLDTSQGTYFISMFQNCKNLIEIPLFDTSRGTDFSYMFNSCNSLTTIPLLDTSQGAKFGNMFGKCRSLTTIPLFDTSRGTNFESMFSECSKLTTIPSLDTSQGTNFDYMFSECSELTTVPSLDTSQGTNFRSMFNNCRKLTTIMAINISNMANGVAMFTYDREITTVNFLGSIPRTFSNVGFEYVNSLSSETVDNILNALVDYTGQTSAKLVLSLTPFNALTDEQKAIAAAKNWTIAKS, encoded by the coding sequence ATGGGGCAATATGACAGCAAAACAAGGGAAGTAGAAATCACCCTGACTGAAGATGGTGGACCCTTTAACATATCAGGAGATAACGTGAATGCCCGTGTTTTCTGTGACAAAGCTGATGGACACGATGTTTTCAACGATGCAGTTATTGAAAACGGAAAGATCGTTGTAACCTTCACAGATCAAATGCTGGCTGCTGCCGGGCCAATGCCTACTCGAGTAGCTCTATTTGGGCACGATGGTGAACGGTTGACTTCCGTCGATTTTATCGTCATGGTCCGGGAAAATCGGGCCGAAAATGGTGTGTTGAGTTCCAGTGAGTTTAATGCTCTGAACAAAGCTTTGGGTAGTATTGATGGAGCTTTCGATAAAGCAACCAGCGCATGGGAAACCATCAACCAGGTTCAGGAGACCATTGAAAAATCTATTACAGATGCTCAGGATGCTACAAAAACCGCCAACAACGCAGCACAGCGTGTGGAACAGGTCATAGGTGGTATAGAAGAAACAATCGCTACAACAGCTAAATTGAATGATGAGGTGACGACCGCTCGGGACAGTGAAACAGACTTGAGCACCAGACTTGAGAAAATAGAATCTGGAGAGCGTATGAAAGGAGCTGGAAAATTTCCAGTTGCATCGGAGGAGCAAGCTAGAGCAGGGATTGATAACAACGTAATCATGACACCATTGCGAACGGCAGAGGCCATTGAATCTTTAGCCACGGGAGGTGGCGGCGGTGGTGGCGGCTCCACCATCCCGATCATGACCAGCACCTTTCAGGGTGGGAGCTTTTCAACAAATGAAGAAATTGAAATCCGGTATCGCTGGAGCAGTCCAAACATTGGCTATGGGATGCTGCATGTACTCATTAATAATGTCGAAATTCAGACAGAAGAGGTACAGCAGGGCCTCAACCGGTTGGTAGTTCCAGGGCAGCCAAAGGGAAATTATACTTTGTTGATGTATGTCACCGACCGCGGTGGGCTGACCACAGACAAGCTGACCTTTCAATTGAAAGTCGGTGGATTGGATATCACATCGACCTTTGACGATTCCCAGGACTTCACGATCAAGTCGGTAATCCGCATCCCTATTACCGTTGACACGATCTCGCTGGACCCGGTCTATCTTTCACAGAATATCGACGGAACCCTCACGCGCTTATCCGGTCAGAATGGTTATAACGTCGTGCAGCTGCCCGCCATGACACCCGGAGCCCACAAGGTGACGATCGCTGCGGAAAGTGGGGTTTATAAGTCAAACAGCCTTGATTTTAACATTGTGATCGAGGACGCCGACACCCTGACCATTATCTGTGATTTTGACACCGATCAGGTCGCATACCGTGATCTGGTGGAAATTCCATACCGCGTGTCGCTGAAAGGGGTGAGCAAGTTTAATGCGGAATACCTGGTGGACGGCACCTTGGTTAAGCAGCTGGTCATTTCCGCAGGTACCAATATCTGGAGCACCCGTGACCTGGCCATCGGTTACCATACCCTGCGGATCAACGTGTCCACACAGGAAGGCGCCAAGACCGCCTTTGTCGAAAAGCGTCTAACCGTCAACCCGTCGTCCTATACACCGCTGCAGCCTGTGCAGGATGCCAGCCTGATCGCCTGGTTTGACGCCACCGGCCGGACGAACCAGGACGCCAACCGGGAAAACTGGCCGGATAAATCCGGAAACGGCACAGCGGTCCGTCTGGTCGATTTTAACTATGGCGGCGCTAACGGCTGGGTGGACAACGCCCTGAAATGCAACGGCGGGTCCTACGTAGAAATTGACCTGCAGGCCCTGAAGGACAACGCACCCTATGGGCTGACCGTCGATGTGAAGTTCAGAACCCGGGACAGCGGCGAAGAGCTGGCCTGTGTGATGGATATGCGCGGTAGTGATAGCAATAACAAGGGTTTTGCCATTGACACCAAAGCCATGTACCTAAACTCCGGAACCACCAAGATTAAAGCCGCTGTTCTGGAAGAGGAAATTTCACGGGCGACTTTTGTCGTCGACCGCGAAAACAAGTTGGCGAAAATCTATAACAATGGCGTGCTCACCGAAGCCTTTATTATGACAGATAGTGAGAGCTTTTCCAATACGACAAGGATCTACCTGAACACAACCCTTGCGCTGGTATCCGGGGCTTGGGTGCCCTCGCTGTTTGGAGACTGCGAAATCTACAGCATCCGCATCTATGAGCGGGCGCTCTCTGGGGACGAGATCGTCCAGAATCACATAGCGGACATCCCTGATCTGGATGAGCAAGAAGAAAAGTACCGGCTCAACTATGAAAACATGATGCCTACCATGTACTTCTATGGGGAAACCGCCGCTATGACCAAGGATAACAAGGTACCACTGCGCATCAAGTATATCTCAACGGACAGCAACAAATACGGTGAAAGTTTTGACCTGATGGGCTGCCCGGTAGGCTGGCAGGGGACATCCTCCCTGCAGTACGCCGTCAAAAACTATAAAATGAAGCTGGTCAACCAGGACGGCAGTAAGCATTCTTACAGCCCATTCCCGAACAGCCTGCCCGAAAGCACATTCACCCTCAAAGCCGACTATATGGAAAGCAGTCATGCCAACAACACCGGCATGTGCAAGTTTATCAACGATAAGCTGTACACGGACAAAACACCGCCGCAGCAGACCGACGCTAAAAAGCGGACCGCCATCGACGGGTTCCCGATCCAGCTTTATATTGCGAAAGATGATCAGAGCACCCCAACCTATATGGGCGTGTTCAACTTCAACCTGGACAAAAGCTGCTTCAACAACCTGGGCCTTGACAATGGCGTGGAGGGCTGGGAAAACTGCATGCGGTTTGAAGTGTCCAGTAACTCCGACACCAGTGCCGGCGCCTTCAAAGATGACTCGGATAAAAGCATCAAAGAAGATTTTGAACTCAACTACCCCGACCCGGATGACCTAACCCAGGAGCAGATCGACACCAGGTATGCGGGCCTGAAGCGGATGGTCACCTGGGTGAAGAACTGCACCGAAGCAACCTTCCGTGCGGAACTGGAGCAATATTTCAATAAAGATTTCCTGCTGAAATACTACCTGCAGGTGCACCTCTTTGGGATGGTTGACAACCTTGGGAAAAACATGATGCTGACCACCTGGGACGGAAATATCTGGTACCCCATGTTCTACGATGCGGACTCCCAGCTGGCCTTGGACAATACTGGGTACCTAAAGTTCTACAGCGATATCGACATTGTGGCCGGAACCTACAACACCTCCGGGTCCAAGCTCTGGACCATGGTGAGTACAGTATTTGCCGAGGAGCTGGCAGAAATGTACAAAGGCCTGCGGCAGAATATCTACCGGATGGAGACCATCCTGTCCTACTGGTATGGCGAACAAGTGGCCAAAATCGGTGAGAAACAGTACAACGCCGATATGGAAGCCAAGTATATCCAGTTCAAAAATGATTACCTGTTCATGCTGCATGGGAGACGCTACGAGCACATGAAGCGCTGGCTGACCGAGCGGCTTTTGTATCTGGACACCATCTATGGCTACGAGGAAGACACCCGGCAGTCCATCACGCTGCGTGCCAATAAAAGCGGCAGCGTGACCCTGAATATTCTGACCTACAGCCCCCAGTACGTGAAGGTCGTGTGGCGTAACGGCGTTGAGCAGCGGCTGAAAGTTGGCCGGGATGCCAATGGAAACATGATTGCGGCAAAGTTCACAGGAACCTTGGCAACCGCAACCGACCAGGAAGTCGTGATCTACAACGCCCGGCAGATCAAGAAAATTGATAATCTGGCGGGTCTGTCGCCTTCCGTTTTAAACCTTGTGGAAGCTTCAAAGTTGACCGAGGTGGTCTGCCGAAGTGCAACATTACTTCTGGATGTGCGGCTGCCCTCAAACAGCCGGTATCTTCGGAAGATGGACCTTTATGGCTGCACGAAGCTGGGGACCGCATCTGGTGGTGGGAATACGCTGGACCTCTCCAATGTCTACAATATGCGGGAACTGGATTTGACAAATACTGCTTTGCAAAATATATTGTTTCCGATCGATGGGAGTAATTATACGAAAATTCTGCTTCCGACAACGCTCAAATCAATTGATCTTGAGAACATGCCGCAATTGAAAACTATCAGTAGCTTACTTGGAACGTACACGCTTCTCAAGATTATTGATTGTCCCGGTTTAATATACGATACTAAAAGTGTCGGTAGTGTGGTGTTGGCAGCTGAACGAATTGAAATCGTGCGTGCGTTTGAACCAGGTACGGGTGAGAATTTTAGCACGTTGAAAATTGGCAATGGAAATGTCCAACCCTTGAGCATACGGATCAGGGATATGCATTTATGTGATGGAAAAAGGTTACAGATCGCCGGAAAATATGCTTCATCAGTTCCATTAATAGAAAATCTGGAACTTTCAGAAATTCATCCGCGGGAAATTGTTTTGTCTAAATTCGGTTTTGCGGAGCCGCAACCCCTTGATTTTTCACAATGCAGCGACTGCAGCCTAGTGATTGAAAATTATGCTAATATAAGTGAAGTTATTCTGCCAACAAATATTAAGGGGCTTGCCATAAGTAAATCCCTGTTTAAAAATAGCTCTGGCAACGTCAGCTTTGATCAAAGCTTGCAAGATTGTGATATTTATGTTTCTGGAAACCGGGATGAAGAATTACTTGATTTAAGTGGGTCGACGATTGCAGACTATTTAGTGTGCGATGTAAGAAAAAAAATTAAAATAAATATTGATTTTACACAGCGAAACGATCAATCATACATCCCCGAGATTGAAGCCAGCGTAATAGGCCTTAAATGCCTAAAAATAGGCGCTGATGATCTTATTGGAAATATTAAGTACAGGAGTCGCGTTGCGCTGCCATATCTACAAGAAAAAAAAAGCAGCATAACAGATGATGCTCTTTCCAAGTTGGCACTCGATACGTCACAAGCGACGGATTTTAGTTATGCGTATTATGATTTTCCAAATTTAACTACAGTGCCAATGATCGATACGTCGAAAGGAACAATGTTTTCAAGTATGTGTAAGGACTGTTTGAATTTAACGACGATCCCATTACTTGACACTTCACAGGGAACGTATTTTATCAGTATGTTTCAAAATTGTAAGAATTTAATAGAAATCCCGCTATTTGACACCTCGCGAGGAACGGATTTTAGCTATATGTTTAATAGCTGTAACAGCTTAACGACGATCCCATTACTTGATACTTCACAAGGGGCAAAATTCGGTAATATGTTTGGTAAATGTAGAAGTTTAACGACGATCCCGCTATTTGACACCTCACGAGGGACGAATTTCGAGAGTATGTTTAGTGAATGTTCCAAGTTAACGACGATCCCATCGCTTGATACCTCACAAGGGACAAATTTCGATTATATGTTTAGTGAATGTTCCGAGTTAACGACGGTCCCATCGCTTGATACCTCACAAGGGACAAATTTTAGATCTATGTTTAACAATTGTCGCAAGTTAACGACGATTATGGCAATAAATATTTCTAATATGGCGAATGGGGTGGCGATGTTTACGTATGATCGTGAAATAACCACAGTTAATTTTTTAGGTTCCATCCCAAGGACATTTTCGAATGTTGGTTTTGAGTATGTCAATTCACTGTCAAGTGAAACAGTTGATAATATCTTAAATGCATTAGTCGACTATACAGGACAGACATCGGCTAAATTAGTATTGAGCTTAACACCATTTAACGCACTAACTGACGAACAAAAAGCGATTGCCGCTGCAAAAAACTGGACAATTGCAAAAAGTTAG
- a CDS encoding helix-turn-helix transcriptional regulator, with the protein MQELDHKAMGLRIRKQRTFLNMSRDELARKVDITPTFLADIELGTKGFSLKSLNRFCHVLKMSADAILYGPREYMGTRYSAVLELLERCPEQKGRYAEEILTLFLLSHDLVE; encoded by the coding sequence ATGCAAGAGCTAGATCACAAGGCCATGGGCCTGCGTATCCGCAAACAGAGAACATTTCTGAACATGTCCCGTGACGAGCTGGCCAGAAAGGTTGACATCACGCCGACCTTTTTAGCCGATATCGAGCTGGGCACCAAGGGCTTTTCCTTAAAAAGCCTGAACCGTTTCTGCCATGTCTTAAAAATGTCGGCAGACGCCATTCTCTATGGGCCCAGGGAATACATGGGCACCAGATATTCCGCGGTGCTGGAGCTGCTGGAACGGTGCCCGGAGCAAAAGGGCAGGTATGCGGAGGAGATCCTGACATTGTTTCTTTTAAGCCACGATCTGGTGGAGTAG
- a CDS encoding helix-turn-helix transcriptional regulator: protein MIKINLSRVLGEKRINQAELARLTDIRPTTINEYYHELVERVNLDYLDRICEVLECSIEELLEYRPNQAPRQWKKEE, encoded by the coding sequence GTGATTAAAATAAACTTATCCAGAGTGCTTGGTGAGAAAAGAATAAACCAGGCTGAGCTGGCAAGATTAACGGATATCAGGCCCACTACAATCAATGAATACTATCATGAGCTTGTTGAAAGGGTGAATTTAGATTACTTGGACCGGATATGTGAAGTTCTGGAATGCTCTATAGAAGAGCTTTTAGAATATCGGCCGAATCAGGCTCCACGACAATGGAAAAAAGAAGAATAA
- a CDS encoding phage holin, translated as MKKIDLSEVNIGVIVRTVAALIALVNQIFAISGLQQIPFDDQAVYQWLSMGATVITFAVNWWKNNSFTKEAQLGDKVRKAAQEDTIIANKIERMLKENDEAAQASARKAA; from the coding sequence ATGAAAAAAATTGATTTAAGTGAAGTAAATATTGGTGTTATTGTTCGAACTGTAGCAGCTCTGATCGCACTGGTAAACCAAATTTTCGCGATTAGTGGGCTTCAACAAATTCCATTTGACGATCAGGCTGTTTACCAGTGGCTCTCTATGGGAGCTACCGTCATTACTTTTGCGGTGAATTGGTGGAAAAATAACAGTTTCACTAAGGAAGCCCAGCTGGGAGATAAGGTCAGAAAAGCCGCCCAGGAGGACACTATTATTGCGAACAAAATAGAGAGGATGCTGAAGGAAAATGATGAAGCTGCCCAGGCATCGGCTAGAAAGGCGGCGTAA
- a CDS encoding DNA adenine methylase: MNSFIPWIGGKRLLRKSIMELFPEDFSRYIEVFGGAGWVLFAKEKHAELEVWNDYEGQLANLFRCVKYHPDAVKQELSLVLNSREFFEDFKSQLDLRGLTDIQRAARYFMIIKTSYAADRRTYGAVKKNIQKGISYLSDISERLNTVIIENRDFESLIRVYDRSTALFYCDPPYHKTEKYYTAEFKQEDHERLKSCLNGIKGRFLLSYNDDEYIRNLYKGFNIHEVSRRNSLLERYDIKDKEYKELIITNY; encoded by the coding sequence ATGAACAGTTTTATTCCATGGATTGGCGGGAAGCGACTACTGAGAAAATCCATCATGGAACTTTTTCCAGAGGATTTTTCCCGTTATATTGAAGTGTTTGGCGGTGCAGGCTGGGTTCTCTTTGCGAAGGAAAAGCATGCAGAATTAGAGGTGTGGAATGATTATGAAGGGCAGCTGGCGAACCTGTTTCGCTGTGTAAAATACCACCCGGACGCTGTGAAGCAGGAGTTGTCTTTGGTACTAAATTCAAGAGAATTTTTTGAAGATTTCAAAAGTCAGCTTGATCTTAGAGGCTTAACCGATATCCAACGTGCAGCGCGGTATTTCATGATTATCAAGACTTCTTATGCAGCGGATCGACGGACATACGGAGCTGTGAAGAAAAACATTCAAAAGGGTATCTCGTATTTAAGTGATATCTCAGAACGCCTCAACACCGTTATTATTGAGAACAGGGACTTTGAAAGCTTGATTCGTGTGTATGATCGGTCAACAGCTCTTTTTTATTGTGATCCACCATATCATAAAACTGAAAAATATTATACAGCTGAGTTTAAACAAGAAGACCATGAACGTTTAAAAAGCTGTTTAAACGGCATAAAAGGGCGTTTTTTACTTAGCTATAATGACGATGAATACATAAGGAATCTTTATAAAGGTTTCAATATTCATGAAGTGTCCAGACGAAACTCATTATTGGAAAGATACGATATAAAAGATAAAGAATATAAAGAATTGATAATTACAAATTACTAA
- a CDS encoding D-Ala-D-Ala carboxypeptidase family metallohydrolase, with translation MKNFYRQISQRLILAILILVSCVFLTGLCAGPEELPAPEPTPALPGTEEALPPPDGSVIDHPLPEDPILTDGPWASAHFLMDEYVCDCPGYCDGWPAVMDPELLEKIEELRCYFDQPIIITSGVRCERRNAEVGGIENSWHRYGHAADLYCPGVPYDEVAAAARALGLGVIEYPDQQFDHCEIWR, from the coding sequence ATGAAAAATTTTTACAGACAAATCAGCCAAAGACTCATCCTCGCCATCCTCATCCTCGTTTCCTGCGTCTTTCTCACCGGCCTCTGTGCCGGGCCGGAGGAGCTGCCGGCCCCAGAGCCCACACCCGCCCTGCCCGGGACAGAAGAAGCCCTGCCCCCGCCCGACGGATCCGTCATCGACCACCCGCTGCCCGAGGATCCCATCCTCACAGACGGCCCCTGGGCGTCGGCCCACTTCCTTATGGACGAGTACGTCTGCGACTGCCCGGGCTACTGCGACGGCTGGCCCGCGGTCATGGATCCGGAGCTGCTTGAGAAAATCGAGGAGCTGCGGTGTTATTTTGACCAGCCCATCATCATCACCTCAGGCGTTCGCTGTGAAAGGCGCAATGCGGAGGTAGGCGGCATTGAGAACTCCTGGCATAGGTACGGTCATGCAGCCGACCTGTACTGTCCCGGCGTGCCCTATGACGAGGTGGCCGCCGCGGCCCGGGCGCTGGGGCTTGGGGTGATCGAATACCCGGATCAGCAGTTTGACCACTGCGAAATCTGGCGTTGA
- a CDS encoding N-acetylmuramoyl-L-alanine amidase, which produces MALEYYNTIVQYGDTGDDVLFLQRQLHICGFNPGQKDGDFGDGTGNALENAQIYFGIAADRIAGPQTWTKLYDYCAKLQEQLNLIGGFALVIDGNVGSHGTATVEAFKTFQVRGGREPDWCCGPVEEQALNMVDFMKAMPSGNASVPSSSGLIVPTQSGRLDGVKIYIPAGHGGSDPGGVGNGLRESDVALAYATKLGNILQGYGATVLLGRTGDYYKSLASRVQEANNWGADLYVSCHENAFSDPAANGSEVLFVSESGNQLATYGVNELSAGLGTTNRGAKYQDDYEVVYSNMTAVICEPGFITNPGNAGFMNNEVGLRNQAQCLANGIVKYCA; this is translated from the coding sequence ATGGCATTAGAATACTATAACACCATTGTTCAATATGGTGATACCGGTGATGATGTTCTTTTTCTTCAAAGGCAGCTACACATTTGTGGATTTAACCCAGGACAGAAAGATGGAGACTTTGGTGATGGTACCGGGAATGCATTGGAAAATGCGCAGATTTACTTTGGAATTGCAGCAGATCGGATTGCTGGTCCTCAAACTTGGACAAAGCTGTACGACTACTGTGCGAAGCTTCAGGAACAGCTGAACCTTATTGGCGGCTTCGCGTTGGTTATCGACGGGAACGTCGGCAGTCATGGAACGGCTACAGTAGAAGCGTTCAAGACTTTCCAAGTTCGGGGAGGAAGAGAACCAGACTGGTGCTGTGGTCCGGTAGAGGAACAAGCGCTAAATATGGTAGACTTCATGAAAGCTATGCCGTCTGGAAATGCTAGTGTTCCATCGTCCTCCGGTCTGATTGTGCCAACTCAATCCGGAAGGCTGGATGGGGTAAAAATCTATATTCCGGCAGGACATGGCGGCTCTGATCCAGGTGGCGTTGGGAATGGCTTGAGAGAATCAGACGTTGCACTTGCTTATGCTACGAAACTTGGAAATATTCTTCAGGGATATGGTGCAACGGTTCTCCTGGGACGGACAGGGGATTATTACAAGTCCCTTGCATCACGTGTTCAGGAGGCTAACAATTGGGGCGCAGACCTCTATGTATCCTGCCATGAAAATGCTTTTTCCGATCCTGCAGCCAACGGTTCGGAGGTTCTCTTTGTATCCGAAAGCGGAAATCAGCTGGCGACATATGGTGTCAACGAGCTGTCAGCAGGGCTTGGAACAACCAATCGTGGCGCAAAATATCAGGATGACTATGAAGTGGTCTATTCCAATATGACCGCTGTGATCTGCGAGCCGGGTTTTATCACAAATCCCGGAAACGCCGGCTTCATGAACAACGAGGTTGGCCTTCGAAATCAAGCTCAGTGTCTGGCAAATGGTATTGTAAAGTATTGTGCATAG